The following proteins come from a genomic window of Rhodospirillales bacterium:
- a CDS encoding FAD-binding oxidoreductase codes for MKNLAETAVEAIHQEALQAIRHVVGPKGWIDAADDVEPYLVEERGLFRGRCDAVVRPADTAEAAEVVRLCSDAGISIVPQGGNTGLCGGGVPDGGIVLSTTRLKRIRRIDRDNRTMVVDAGVVLADVQAAADEAGLLFPLSLGAEGSCCVGGNLATNAGGTNVVRYGNARDLVLGLEVVLPDGRVWNGLRELRKDNTGYDLKALFLGAEGTLGIITAAVLKLFPKPRSSATALAAVPTVNAAVDLLSRVQDAIGDSLSAFEFMGRRGIDFAIRHVDGIIDPLAEPHPFYVLIALATPRADAALATALEDVLAAAYESDLVSDAVVAASETQARELWRIREAIPEGQKPEGGSIKNDVSVPVSKVATFLDQATEAVEAALPGIRVVPFGHLGDGNVHFNLTQPEGMDAAAFLAEWDRFDRIVSDIAIGLGGSFSAEHGIGRLKCVDMQRYKSEVELDLMRTLKRAIDPKGILNPGKVITT; via the coding sequence ATGAAAAACCTTGCCGAAACTGCCGTCGAGGCGATTCACCAGGAGGCGCTGCAGGCGATCCGCCATGTGGTCGGGCCCAAGGGCTGGATAGACGCGGCGGACGATGTGGAGCCTTATCTGGTCGAGGAGCGCGGCCTGTTCCGCGGACGCTGCGACGCCGTTGTCCGCCCCGCCGATACGGCGGAAGCGGCAGAGGTGGTGCGCCTCTGCTCGGACGCCGGCATTTCGATCGTCCCCCAGGGCGGCAACACCGGTCTCTGCGGCGGCGGCGTGCCGGACGGCGGCATCGTTCTGTCGACCACGCGCCTGAAACGCATCCGCCGCATCGATCGCGACAACCGCACCATGGTCGTAGATGCCGGGGTGGTCCTCGCCGACGTGCAGGCGGCGGCGGACGAGGCCGGCCTCCTGTTCCCGCTCAGCCTTGGCGCCGAGGGGAGCTGCTGCGTTGGCGGCAACCTCGCCACCAACGCCGGCGGGACCAATGTGGTTCGCTACGGCAATGCCCGCGACTTGGTGCTGGGGCTGGAAGTGGTGTTGCCGGACGGACGCGTCTGGAACGGGCTCCGGGAGCTGCGGAAGGACAACACCGGCTACGACCTGAAGGCGCTGTTCCTCGGCGCCGAGGGCACCCTCGGCATCATCACCGCTGCGGTCCTCAAGCTGTTTCCCAAGCCGCGCTCGAGCGCCACGGCGCTTGCCGCGGTACCCACGGTGAATGCCGCGGTCGATCTCCTCAGCCGGGTACAGGACGCCATCGGCGACAGCCTGAGCGCCTTCGAATTCATGGGCCGCCGCGGTATAGACTTCGCCATCCGGCATGTGGACGGCATCATCGATCCGTTGGCGGAGCCGCATCCGTTCTATGTTTTGATCGCGCTCGCCACGCCGCGGGCGGACGCGGCGCTCGCAACGGCGCTGGAAGACGTGCTGGCGGCAGCGTATGAAAGCGACCTGGTGAGCGACGCCGTCGTCGCCGCCAGCGAGACGCAGGCGCGGGAGCTGTGGCGCATTCGCGAAGCCATACCCGAGGGCCAGAAGCCGGAAGGCGGCAGCATCAAGAACGACGTGTCCGTCCCCGTCTCGAAGGTAGCGACGTTTCTCGATCAGGCGACGGAGGCGGTGGAGGCGGCGCTGCCCGGCATCCGGGTCGTGCCGTTCGGCCACCTCGGCGACGGCAACGTCCACTTCAACCTCACGCAGCCGGAAGGCATGGATGCGGCCGCGTTCCTCGCCGAATGGGACCGCTTCGACCGCATCGTCTCCGACATCGCCATCGGCCTCGGCGGCAGCTTTTCCGCCGAGCACGGCATCGGCCGCCTCAAGTGCGTCGACATGCAGCGCTATAAGTCGGAGGTCGAACTCGACCTGATGCGGACCCTCAAGCGCGCCATCGACCCCAAGGGCATCCTGAACCCCGGCAAGGTGATCACCACGTAG
- a CDS encoding threonylcarbamoyl-AMP synthase: MTGGSHNVRAATAETIAEAAARLAAGELVAFPTETVYGLGADATNDLAVAAVFKAKQRPRFNPLIVHVVDFKAAERIAKFDAKAEAVAAWHWPGPLTLVLPRRADAGLSYLVSAGLNTVAVRVPSHAIAQALLAKCGRPVAAPSANPSGRVSPTTAAHVADTLGTAAAMILDGGPCPVGVESTVLDLTGPKPVLLRPGGLAVESLERRIGPIAPAGGGDRPRAPGMLARHYAPAVPVRPNAFAVHPGEALLGFGPEAVNATLNLSPRGDLQEAAANLFAMLRQLDRPEAYTAIAVMPIPCAGLGRAINDRLRRAAAPRPPAGEGTGDVWDAERGPAAPCVLPGTGDRDDG; encoded by the coding sequence GTGACCGGCGGCTCGCACAACGTCCGAGCGGCGACCGCCGAGACCATCGCCGAGGCGGCAGCGCGCCTTGCCGCGGGCGAGTTGGTGGCGTTTCCGACCGAGACCGTCTATGGCCTCGGCGCCGATGCCACCAACGATCTCGCCGTGGCGGCGGTGTTCAAGGCCAAGCAGCGGCCGCGCTTCAATCCCCTGATCGTCCACGTCGTCGACTTCAAGGCGGCAGAGCGCATCGCCAAGTTCGATGCAAAGGCGGAAGCCGTAGCGGCGTGGCACTGGCCCGGTCCGCTGACCCTGGTGCTGCCGCGGCGGGCGGACGCCGGCCTCTCCTATCTGGTCAGCGCCGGCCTGAACACGGTGGCGGTGCGGGTGCCGAGCCACGCCATCGCGCAGGCGTTACTGGCAAAGTGCGGTCGACCGGTGGCGGCGCCGAGTGCCAATCCCTCCGGGCGGGTCAGCCCGACCACGGCGGCCCACGTGGCGGACACGCTCGGAACCGCGGCAGCCATGATTCTCGATGGCGGACCCTGCCCGGTCGGCGTCGAGTCGACGGTGCTCGACCTTACCGGTCCCAAGCCCGTCCTGTTGCGCCCGGGTGGTCTGGCGGTGGAGTCGTTGGAGCGGCGCATCGGTCCGATCGCGCCGGCCGGCGGCGGCGATCGCCCCCGCGCGCCCGGCATGCTCGCCCGCCACTACGCGCCGGCGGTGCCGGTTCGTCCCAATGCCTTTGCCGTCCACCCCGGCGAGGCGCTGCTCGGGTTCGGTCCGGAGGCGGTGAACGCGACCCTCAATCTCAGTCCGCGCGGCGATCTCCAGGAGGCTGCCGCCAACCTGTTCGCCATGCTGCGGCAACTGGATCGTCCCGAAGCCTACACCGCCATCGCCGTGATGCCGATCCCCTGCGCCGGCCTCGGCCGCGCCATCAATGACCGCCTCCGCCGTGCCGCCGCGCCTCGCCCGCCGGCCGGTGAGGGAACGGGCGACGTTTGGGATGCCGAGCGCGGTCCGGCTGCCCCCTGCGTGCTGCCGGGGACGGGCGACAGGGACGACGGGTAA
- the cysQ gene encoding 3'(2'),5'-bisphosphate nucleotidase CysQ: protein MWTITERLVDQVRSIAESAGEEILRVYRTDFDVERKGDASPVTEADRRAEQMIIEALRTEIGSDLPIVAEEEVEAGRVPEVGDGPFWLVDPLDGTKQFINRQGEFTVNIALIENRRPQLGVVHAPAVDTTYWGSRHGAFRRNDGGEAQAIHCRTFPERGIIAVASRSHRTPETDDFLNKFDVAEAISSGSSIKFCMVADGRADLYPRLGRTMEWDTAAGHAVVRFAGGSVSNLDGSEFLYAKPGFENPHFVVRGAPPAS from the coding sequence ATGTGGACCATCACAGAACGGCTGGTCGATCAGGTGCGATCGATCGCCGAGAGCGCTGGCGAAGAGATCCTCCGCGTCTACCGTACCGACTTCGACGTCGAGAGGAAGGGTGACGCTTCGCCGGTGACCGAAGCGGACCGCCGCGCCGAGCAGATGATCATCGAGGCGCTCCGCACCGAGATCGGATCCGACCTGCCCATCGTCGCCGAGGAGGAAGTGGAGGCCGGTCGGGTGCCCGAAGTGGGTGACGGGCCGTTCTGGCTGGTGGACCCGCTCGACGGCACCAAGCAGTTCATCAACCGTCAGGGCGAGTTTACCGTCAACATCGCCCTGATCGAGAACCGCCGGCCGCAGTTGGGCGTGGTGCACGCGCCGGCGGTCGACACGACGTACTGGGGCAGCCGCCACGGCGCCTTTCGCCGCAACGACGGCGGAGAGGCGCAAGCCATCCACTGCCGGACGTTCCCGGAGCGGGGCATCATCGCCGTCGCCAGCCGCTCTCATCGCACCCCCGAGACGGACGATTTCCTGAACAAATTCGACGTGGCGGAGGCCATCAGTTCGGGCAGCTCCATCAAGTTCTGCATGGTCGCCGACGGCCGCGCCGACCTCTATCCGCGCCTGGGGCGGACAATGGAGTGGGACACTGCCGCCGGCCACGCGGTGGTGCGCTTCGCCGGCGGCAGTGTTTCGAACCTCGACGGCAGCGAGTTCCTCTACGCAAAGCCGGGCTTCGAGAACCCGCACTTCGTGGTGCGCGGCGCGCCGCCCGCGTCATGA
- a CDS encoding xanthine dehydrogenase family protein molybdopterin-binding subunit: MGKFGLGQPVPRTEDPRLLTGRGRYVADVSLPGQAVALLLRSPHAHADINGIDTRDAAAAPGVLAVYTGADIAADGLGDIPCMVSVKDAAGRALPRPGRRLLARDRVRFVGEPIAMVVADSLAAARDAVEQIAVDYHPLPALVTMNDALAADAPVLWPEARSNVAHFWQAGDPDAVDAAMERAAHVVRAEIVNQRVVPCAMEPRGDVGVYDEAAGRYTLYTGNQGAHLIKQMLAEHTLKAQADAIRVVVQDVGGGFGSKIFHYPENALVLWAARKLKRPVKWVGERGEAFIGDTHGRDQRNRAELALDADGRITALRVATTANLGAYLNCFAPVIPSQMTGRMLSGVYAIPAIHATCRCVYTNTLPIDAYRGAGRPEATYLIERLMDMAARQLAIAPDEIRRRNFIRPEQMPFTTASGATYDSGDFRRNMEDAMAAADWAGMAARRNEAGARGRLRGIGMSTYIEICGFDAERASIRFANDGAVDVLIGTQSTGQGHETAYAQIVADWLGIPIEAVRVVQGDTDRIATGEGTGGSRSLPVGGPAIRNAVDAVIARGRTLASHLLQAEAASVRFADGRFVVEGSERGIGIIELAAAARHAENLPPGEAEAGLDADGDFAIEASTFPNGCHICEVEVDPETGAVEVVAYHVTDDFGTIVNPKLLAGQVHGGVVQGIGQALFEQALYEPDSGQLLSGSFADYPLPRAGDVPPFGLAFNVVPCTTNPLGIKGAGEAGTIGACPAVINAILDALAPLGVKHLDMPATPEKIWRAIRAAASPPTL; encoded by the coding sequence ATGGGAAAGTTCGGGCTCGGCCAGCCAGTACCGCGCACGGAAGATCCGCGCCTGCTCACCGGGCGAGGGCGCTACGTGGCCGACGTGTCGCTGCCGGGACAAGCGGTGGCCTTGCTGCTGCGCTCGCCCCATGCCCACGCCGACATCAACGGCATCGACACCCGCGACGCTGCCGCGGCGCCCGGTGTGCTCGCGGTGTACACTGGCGCCGATATCGCCGCAGATGGCCTCGGCGACATCCCGTGCATGGTTTCCGTCAAGGACGCCGCCGGCCGAGCGCTGCCGCGCCCAGGTCGCCGGCTCCTGGCCCGCGACCGCGTGCGCTTCGTCGGCGAGCCGATCGCCATGGTCGTCGCCGACAGCCTCGCCGCGGCCCGCGATGCGGTTGAGCAGATCGCGGTCGACTATCATCCCCTGCCTGCGTTGGTGACGATGAACGATGCGCTGGCGGCGGATGCTCCTGTGCTCTGGCCGGAAGCCCGGAGCAACGTCGCCCATTTCTGGCAAGCCGGTGACCCGGACGCCGTCGACGCGGCGATGGAGCGGGCGGCGCACGTGGTGCGGGCCGAGATCGTCAACCAGCGCGTCGTCCCCTGCGCGATGGAGCCGCGCGGCGACGTTGGTGTCTACGACGAAGCCGCCGGGCGCTACACCCTCTACACCGGCAATCAGGGCGCCCATCTCATCAAGCAGATGCTGGCCGAGCACACCCTGAAGGCGCAGGCGGACGCCATCCGGGTGGTGGTCCAGGACGTGGGCGGCGGCTTCGGCTCCAAGATCTTCCATTACCCGGAAAATGCGCTGGTGCTGTGGGCGGCGCGCAAGCTGAAGCGGCCGGTCAAGTGGGTCGGCGAGCGCGGTGAGGCGTTCATCGGCGACACCCATGGCCGCGACCAGCGGAACCGCGCCGAACTGGCGCTTGACGCCGACGGCCGCATCACCGCGCTGCGCGTCGCCACCACTGCCAATTTGGGCGCCTATCTCAACTGCTTCGCGCCGGTGATTCCGTCGCAGATGACCGGGCGCATGCTGTCCGGCGTCTACGCCATACCGGCCATTCACGCCACCTGCCGGTGCGTCTACACCAACACCCTGCCAATTGACGCCTATCGCGGCGCCGGGCGGCCGGAGGCGACGTACCTGATCGAGCGGCTGATGGACATGGCGGCGCGCCAGTTGGCCATCGCCCCGGACGAAATTCGCCGCCGCAATTTCATCCGTCCCGAGCAGATGCCGTTCACGACCGCCTCCGGCGCCACCTATGATTCGGGCGATTTCCGCCGCAACATGGAGGACGCCATGGCGGCCGCCGACTGGGCCGGCATGGCGGCGCGGCGGAACGAGGCAGGGGCGCGCGGGCGGCTTCGCGGCATCGGCATGTCAACCTACATCGAGATCTGCGGCTTCGACGCCGAGCGCGCCAGCATTCGCTTCGCGAACGACGGTGCGGTGGACGTGCTGATCGGCACCCAGTCCACCGGACAGGGCCACGAGACCGCCTATGCGCAGATCGTCGCGGACTGGCTGGGCATCCCCATCGAGGCGGTCCGAGTGGTGCAGGGCGACACAGACCGCATCGCCACCGGCGAGGGCACCGGTGGCTCACGTTCGCTGCCGGTCGGCGGCCCCGCCATCCGCAACGCTGTCGACGCCGTGATCGCGCGCGGCCGGACGCTGGCGTCTCATCTGCTGCAAGCGGAGGCGGCGAGCGTCCGGTTTGCGGATGGGCGTTTCGTGGTTGAAGGGTCCGAGCGCGGCATCGGCATCATCGAACTGGCGGCGGCGGCGCGGCATGCCGAGAACCTGCCGCCGGGCGAAGCGGAAGCTGGACTCGATGCCGACGGCGATTTCGCCATCGAGGCGTCGACCTTCCCCAACGGCTGCCACATCTGCGAGGTGGAGGTGGACCCGGAAACCGGGGCGGTCGAGGTTGTCGCATACCATGTCACCGACGACTTCGGCACCATCGTCAATCCGAAGCTGCTGGCCGGGCAGGTGCACGGCGGTGTCGTCCAGGGCATCGGCCAGGCGCTGTTCGAGCAGGCCCTCTACGAGCCGGACAGCGGTCAGCTCCTTTCCGGCTCGTTCGCCGACTACCCGTTGCCCCGCGCCGGGGACGTGCCGCCGTTCGGCTTGGCCTTCAACGTCGTGCCCTGCACCACCAATCCGCTCGGCATCAAAGGCGCCGGCGAGGCGGGAACCATCGGCGCCTGTCCCGCGGTGATCAACGCCATCCTTGATGCGTTGGCCCCATTGGGGGTCAAGCACCTTGACATGCCCGCGACGCCGGAGAAGATCTGGCGCGCCATCCGCGCCGCCGCTTCTCCTCCAACCCTTTGA
- the amrB gene encoding AmmeMemoRadiSam system protein B, translated as MTHVRHAAVAGMFYPNHPRELDSVVRHYLSEAQAEVAPDEVSPKAIIAPHAGYVYSGAVAASAYVRLKPLAGKVECVVLLGPCHRVAVRGLAVSGADAFETPLGAVPVHTEALEQIRTLPQVQVFEATHRDEHSLEVHLPFLQAVLGDFRVVPLVVGQATAIEVAEVLEALWGGPETLIVISSDLSHYLDYDAARKSDSATCRAIEALDGSAIDYDQACGRIPIAGLLTVARRRGLHVTTLDLRNSGDTAGDKRRVVGYGAWMFTEPAAAAGDMGALLERHGETLLHVAAASIEHGLAHGRPLTVHGGDYAAALNTPGACFVTLKRNGDLRGCVGTPEAYRPLIEDVSANAFAAAFRDSRFQKLKPDERADLVLSVSVLSPPEAMTIGGEADLLAQLRPGIDGLIIQSGDHRALFLPQVWETLPQPRQFLAHLKQKAGLAIDHWSGDVQAWRFTARSISSDALPDPAALWS; from the coding sequence ATGACTCATGTCAGGCATGCTGCCGTCGCGGGTATGTTCTATCCGAACCATCCACGCGAACTGGATTCCGTCGTCCGTCACTACCTCAGCGAGGCTCAAGCGGAGGTCGCGCCCGACGAGGTGTCCCCCAAGGCCATCATCGCGCCCCACGCCGGCTACGTCTACTCCGGCGCGGTGGCGGCGTCGGCCTATGTGCGCCTGAAGCCGCTGGCCGGCAAGGTGGAGTGCGTGGTTCTGCTCGGGCCCTGTCACCGGGTGGCGGTGCGTGGGCTGGCAGTGAGCGGGGCCGACGCGTTCGAGACGCCGCTCGGCGCCGTACCTGTGCATACGGAAGCGCTGGAGCAGATCCGTACCCTGCCGCAAGTCCAGGTGTTCGAAGCCACCCATCGAGACGAGCACTCCCTGGAGGTGCACCTGCCGTTCCTGCAGGCGGTGCTGGGCGACTTCCGGGTCGTGCCGCTGGTTGTCGGTCAAGCGACGGCGATCGAGGTCGCGGAGGTGCTGGAAGCGCTGTGGGGCGGACCGGAGACGCTGATCGTCATCTCAAGCGACCTCAGCCACTATCTCGACTATGACGCCGCCCGCAAAAGCGACTCCGCCACCTGCCGCGCCATCGAGGCGCTGGATGGGTCGGCCATAGATTACGACCAAGCCTGTGGGCGCATCCCCATCGCCGGCCTCTTGACGGTGGCGCGCCGCCGCGGCTTGCACGTCACCACCCTCGACCTCCGCAATTCCGGCGACACCGCCGGCGACAAACGCCGGGTCGTGGGCTACGGCGCATGGATGTTCACCGAACCGGCGGCGGCAGCAGGCGACATGGGCGCGCTGCTGGAGCGGCACGGCGAGACGCTGCTGCATGTGGCGGCAGCGTCGATCGAACACGGTCTCGCCCATGGCCGGCCGCTCACCGTCCATGGCGGCGACTATGCGGCGGCATTGAACACGCCCGGAGCCTGTTTCGTCACCCTGAAGCGGAACGGCGACCTGCGCGGTTGTGTGGGCACGCCGGAAGCGTACCGTCCTCTGATCGAGGACGTCTCTGCCAACGCCTTCGCAGCCGCCTTCCGCGACAGCCGCTTTCAGAAGCTGAAACCGGACGAGCGGGCCGATCTCGTGCTTTCGGTCTCGGTGCTGAGCCCGCCGGAGGCGATGACGATCGGCGGCGAGGCCGACCTCCTCGCGCAGCTCCGGCCCGGCATCGACGGCCTGATCATCCAGAGCGGCGACCACCGAGCGCTGTTCCTGCCGCAGGTGTGGGAGACCCTGCCGCAGCCGCGGCAGTTCCTCGCCCACCTGAAACAGAAGGCGGGGCTTGCCATCGATCACTGGTCCGGCGATGTTCAGGCGTGGCGGTTTACCGCCCGCTCCATCTCGTCCGATGCGCTCCCAGACCCGGCGGCGCTGTGGTCTTAG
- the amrS gene encoding AmmeMemoRadiSam system radical SAM enzyme, whose product MNETRFTDAHPGRYWHALADGRIQCDVCPRYCKLHEGQRGLCFVRARQDDGVVLTTYGRSSGFCIDPIEKKPLNHFLPGTPILSFGTAGCNLTCRFCQNWDISKSREFDTLTAKATPEAIADAAVESGCRSVAFTYNDPVIFLEYAVDVAKACRARGLKTVAVTAGYICDAPRVEFFRHMDAANVDLKGFSEDFYQRLCSGHLQPVLDTLLYLKHETNVWFEITTLLIPGDNDSDDELESLSRWVVENLGPDVPLHFSAFHPDWKMTDVPPTPPATLTRARRIAMDAGARYVYTGNVHDLDGDATRCPQCSAPVIGRDWYELIAWNVAADGRCGRCGAAIAGVFEPRPGAWGRQRRPLRVGQRLRA is encoded by the coding sequence ATGAACGAGACGCGATTCACCGACGCCCACCCTGGCCGCTATTGGCACGCACTTGCCGACGGGCGCATCCAATGCGACGTCTGCCCGCGCTACTGCAAGCTGCACGAGGGCCAGCGCGGCCTCTGCTTCGTCCGCGCCCGTCAGGATGATGGCGTGGTGCTGACCACCTATGGCCGCTCCAGCGGCTTCTGCATCGACCCCATCGAGAAGAAGCCGCTCAACCATTTCCTGCCGGGAACGCCCATCCTGAGCTTCGGCACCGCCGGCTGCAACCTCACGTGCCGGTTCTGCCAGAACTGGGATATCTCCAAGTCGCGGGAGTTCGACACCTTGACCGCGAAGGCGACGCCGGAGGCGATAGCCGACGCCGCGGTCGAGAGCGGCTGCCGTTCGGTGGCATTCACCTACAACGATCCGGTGATCTTTCTCGAGTACGCCGTCGACGTGGCGAAAGCTTGCCGCGCGCGTGGCCTCAAGACGGTGGCGGTCACCGCCGGCTACATCTGCGACGCGCCGCGCGTCGAGTTCTTCCGGCACATGGATGCCGCCAACGTCGACCTCAAGGGCTTCAGCGAGGACTTCTACCAGCGCCTCTGCAGCGGCCATCTGCAGCCGGTGCTCGACACCCTCCTCTACCTGAAACACGAGACCAACGTGTGGTTCGAGATCACGACCCTCCTGATCCCCGGCGACAACGACTCGGACGATGAGCTGGAAAGCCTGTCGCGGTGGGTGGTCGAAAATCTCGGTCCGGACGTGCCGCTGCACTTCTCGGCGTTCCACCCCGACTGGAAGATGACGGACGTGCCGCCGACGCCGCCGGCGACGCTGACGCGGGCCCGCCGCATCGCGATGGATGCCGGCGCCCGCTACGTCTACACCGGCAACGTTCATGACCTGGACGGGGACGCGACCCGCTGCCCCCAGTGCAGCGCCCCGGTCATCGGCCGCGATTGGTACGAACTCATCGCCTGGAATGTCGCCGCCGACGGCCGCTGCGGTCGCTGCGGCGCCGCCATTGCCGGTGTCTTCGAACCCCGCCCCGGCGCCTGGGGCCGCCAGCGCCGCCCGCTGCGGGTCGGGCAGCGGCTTCGGGCTTAA
- a CDS encoding Hsp70 family protein, with translation MTDTQFSLGIDLGTSNNAIAVTDLAGDRTEIVGVTQILGPNQVGEQPTMPSALYIPHPDEFPADSFPLPWVDRTTATTDEAIIGQFARDHGALVPDRLVTSAKSWLSNPHIDPRQRSLPWRSEIAEQKLSAFECSRRYLAHLRDGFLHAERLQGRDWDIAHGHIVLTVPASFDEVARNLTAEAAEAAGLGRVTLLEEPQAAFYAWMAEAGKDWRSRVAPGDVVLVCDLGGGTADFSLIAVNEREGDLELERISVGEHLLLGGDNMDLALAFALQAKLEDDGKTIDDWQFLALVHAASRAKVALFGDPTLKSAPIAVPSRGSGLFAGTVSTMLERATLDQVVLEGFFPMTPVTELPKEARSAGLQEFGLPYAADPVISKHLARFLTRSLANVKASDALAALVGDRAKAASFLAPSAVLFNGGVFSAKPIRERVLALLRAWAEGEPVRELAGFQPDLAVAKGAAIYGRTRVTGRGMRIRAGAARSYYIGLESSMPAVPGLKPKVKALCVVPQGMEEGSELVIEGQTFGLVTGQPADFRFFSSEVRSGDAPGQILADAERHLDETHLLEVTLPAVDDLPEGQAIPVQINSVITELGTLELWMKHVNSDRRWKVEFQVRTE, from the coding sequence ATGACGGATACCCAGTTCAGCCTTGGCATCGACCTCGGCACCAGCAACAACGCGATCGCCGTCACCGACCTCGCCGGCGACCGTACCGAGATCGTCGGCGTCACCCAGATCCTCGGGCCCAACCAAGTCGGCGAGCAGCCGACAATGCCGTCGGCGCTCTACATCCCGCACCCGGACGAGTTCCCGGCCGACTCCTTTCCGCTCCCGTGGGTTGACCGGACGACCGCAACCACGGACGAGGCCATCATCGGCCAGTTCGCCCGTGATCACGGCGCCCTGGTTCCGGACCGACTGGTGACGTCCGCCAAGTCGTGGCTCTCCAATCCGCACATCGATCCGCGCCAGCGGTCACTGCCGTGGCGGTCCGAAATCGCGGAGCAAAAACTCTCAGCATTCGAGTGCTCGCGCCGCTACCTCGCGCACCTGCGGGACGGCTTCCTGCATGCCGAGCGTCTGCAGGGCCGCGACTGGGACATCGCGCACGGCCACATCGTGCTCACCGTGCCGGCGTCGTTCGACGAGGTGGCGCGCAACCTCACCGCCGAGGCCGCGGAGGCCGCCGGGCTCGGCCGGGTCACCCTGCTCGAGGAGCCGCAGGCGGCGTTCTATGCGTGGATGGCGGAGGCCGGCAAGGACTGGCGCAGCCGGGTCGCTCCCGGGGACGTGGTGCTGGTCTGCGACCTCGGCGGCGGCACCGCCGACTTCAGCCTGATCGCCGTCAACGAGCGCGAAGGCGACCTGGAGCTGGAGCGCATCAGCGTCGGCGAGCATCTCCTGCTCGGCGGCGACAACATGGATCTTGCCCTCGCCTTCGCCCTGCAGGCCAAGCTGGAAGATGATGGCAAGACCATCGACGACTGGCAGTTCCTGGCGCTCGTCCATGCCGCGTCCCGCGCCAAGGTCGCGTTGTTCGGCGATCCGACCCTGAAATCCGCGCCTATCGCCGTCCCGTCCCGCGGCTCCGGCCTGTTCGCCGGCACCGTCTCGACGATGCTGGAGCGGGCGACCCTGGACCAGGTGGTACTGGAGGGGTTCTTCCCGATGACGCCGGTCACCGAGCTTCCGAAGGAGGCGCGGAGCGCGGGGCTGCAGGAGTTCGGCCTACCTTACGCCGCCGATCCGGTCATCAGCAAGCATCTCGCCCGTTTCCTCACCCGCAGCCTCGCCAACGTCAAGGCGAGCGACGCGCTGGCGGCGCTCGTCGGCGACCGCGCCAAGGCCGCGTCCTTCCTCGCGCCATCGGCGGTGCTGTTCAACGGCGGCGTGTTCAGCGCGAAGCCGATCCGCGAGCGGGTGCTGGCGCTGCTGCGCGCCTGGGCAGAGGGGGAGCCGGTTCGCGAGTTGGCGGGCTTCCAGCCGGATCTCGCCGTCGCGAAAGGCGCCGCAATCTACGGACGCACCCGCGTCACCGGCCGTGGCATGCGCATCCGCGCCGGCGCCGCGCGCTCGTACTACATCGGCCTCGAGTCGTCGATGCCGGCGGTGCCGGGCCTCAAGCCCAAGGTCAAGGCGCTGTGCGTGGTGCCCCAGGGCATGGAGGAGGGCTCCGAGCTGGTAATCGAAGGCCAGACTTTCGGCCTCGTCACCGGTCAGCCCGCCGACTTCCGTTTCTTTTCCTCCGAAGTGCGCAGCGGCGACGCGCCGGGACAGATCCTCGCAGACGCCGAACGGCACCTGGATGAGACGCACCTGCTCGAGGTGACGCTGCCGGCGGTCGACGACCTGCCGGAAGGGCAGGCAATCCCTGTTCAGATCAATTCGGTGATCACCGAGCTCGGCACCCTGGAATTGTGGATGAAGCACGTCAATTCGGACCGCCGCTGGAAGGTCGAGTTCCAGGTGCGGACGGAGTAG
- a CDS encoding DUF2760 domain-containing protein gives MRTAAILAAVVVLALVALTLVPDAGPYRFHLTVAALVVGAGVVVLLLADRGGRARSPAVKAEAVKPAPQAAASHQAAPHQAAAEVVSFLAILQDKGRFVDFLMDDISAYNDAQVGAAARIVHDGCKRVVQEHFTITPVRDEAEGTKVTVPAGYGADEYRLVGRISGEAPFTGVLVHRGWRTGPVKLPRVLKTGGDRLPTIAPAEVELK, from the coding sequence ATGAGAACTGCCGCCATCCTAGCCGCCGTCGTAGTGCTCGCACTGGTCGCGCTCACTCTGGTCCCCGACGCCGGCCCCTACCGGTTCCACCTGACGGTTGCCGCGCTCGTCGTCGGCGCCGGCGTCGTCGTCTTGTTGCTCGCAGACCGGGGCGGCCGGGCGAGATCTCCCGCGGTCAAGGCCGAGGCGGTCAAGCCGGCCCCGCAGGCGGCCGCATCCCACCAGGCGGCGCCCCATCAGGCGGCGGCGGAGGTGGTGAGCTTCCTCGCCATCCTGCAGGACAAGGGTCGCTTCGTAGATTTCCTGATGGACGACATTTCCGCCTACAACGACGCCCAGGTTGGCGCCGCCGCACGCATTGTCCACGATGGCTGCAAACGGGTGGTGCAGGAGCACTTCACGATCACTCCGGTCCGCGACGAGGCGGAAGGCACCAAGGTCACCGTGCCGGCCGGCTACGGCGCCGACGAGTACCGCCTGGTCGGCAGGATCTCGGGCGAGGCGCCGTTCACCGGCGTTCTCGTGCATCGCGGCTGGCGCACCGGGCCGGTCAAGCTGCCGCGGGTGCTGAAGACCGGCGGCGACCGGCTTCCCACCATCGCCCCTGCCGAAGTCGAGCTGAAGTAG